From Pseudomonadota bacterium, a single genomic window includes:
- a CDS encoding TIGR04563 family protein, which produces MAGSDKRKQSLYFPEDMLKEIQDEAARQDRSLSWIVQKALKIARREIQKYPSVNEFPGAEDDKEEMA; this is translated from the coding sequence ATGGCCGGTTCGGATAAACGGAAACAAAGTCTTTATTTTCCAGAGGACATGCTGAAAGAGATCCAGGATGAGGCGGCGCGCCAGGATCGATCGCTGTCCTGGATCGTGCAGAAGGCCTTGAAGATCGCCCGCCGCGAGATCCAGAAATACCCCTCGGTCAACGAGTTCCCGGGCGCCGAAGACGACAAAGAAGAGATGGCCTGA